In Candidatus Chromulinivoraceae bacterium, the following proteins share a genomic window:
- a CDS encoding response regulator produces MDTKKKILLVEDDTALAAVYKSRLELEGFEIREVNNGEEALSAAIEFKPDLVLLDAMMPKISGFDVLDILRNTPETTNTRVIMLTALSQPKDKERAEALGVDDYLVKSQVVIGDVVERVRFHLGMTADQPQK; encoded by the coding sequence ATGGACACAAAGAAGAAAATATTACTTGTTGAAGATGATACAGCACTTGCTGCGGTCTATAAATCTCGTTTAGAGCTAGAAGGCTTTGAAATCCGTGAAGTGAATAACGGTGAGGAAGCGCTCTCTGCGGCGATTGAATTTAAGCCTGACCTTGTATTGCTTGATGCGATGATGCCAAAAATTAGTGGGTTTGATGTGTTGGACATCTTGCGTAATACCCCTGAAACAACCAATACACGAGTAATTATGCTTACGGCCCTGAGCCAGCCTAAAGATAAAGAGCGTGCTGAGGCGCTAGGCGTTGACGATTATCTAGTTAAATCGCAGGTGGTTATTGGTGATGTTGTTGAACGAGTTCGTTTTCACCTTGGTATGACAGCTGATCAACCTCAGAAATAG